A single genomic interval of Coccidioides posadasii str. Silveira chromosome 1, complete sequence harbors:
- the MSC2 gene encoding Putative zinc transporter msc2 (EggNog:ENOG410PKY0~COG:P~TransMembrane:6 (i141-160o172-190i211-230o245-267i288-313o319-337i)~BUSCO:3066at33183), producing MSATLIPPVTNGVRSGRHHHHHQHHGRSHKRVQPLSLSHQPQPSPSQADLLTPPSHGLPSTPRSPLFSGLIDVMEKDTGLPFHDSASSPEVTVLSEKPTEHTAKPPPEHKHPSRISLRLLKASEKWPLLHAILKERDSRRIFYFMSLNFSFMVVQLLYGITTGSLGLLSDSIHMLFDCFALAVGLSAAVMSKWPPSARFPFGYGKVDTLAGFANGVSLLIISIEIIFEAFERLIYGSELNRLGELFIVSTLGLIVNMVGILAFDHAHHHGHGHSHSHGDHHHENMHGIYLHILADALGSVAVVGSTVLVHFFGWAGFDPIASCIIAVLIFVSAIPLVKTTAKTLLLAVPADVEYNLRDTLAGISTLRGVAGYTVPKFWLDDTQHDKKHGHGHHHNHHHRHGSTPSHARDCNDHTHSHGEKEMQNILGVIHVIASRGTDMADVQRRTIDYLRERNMDILVQVEREGEGRCWCGGGNKFIS from the exons ATGTCCGCCACCCTAATTCCACCGGTCACCAATGGTGTCCGCAGTGGACGAcaccatcaccatcatcaacaTCATGGCCGCTCGCATAAGCGAGTGCAacccctctccctctctcacCAACCGCAGCCATCCCCCTCCCAGGCCGACCTCCTCACTCCTCCATCCCACGGCCTCCCTTCGACTCCTCGATCACCGTTGTTCAGTGGCCTCATAGATGTGATGGAGAAGGATACAGGCCTCCCGTTTCATGACAGCGCCTCCTCTCCTGAGGTGACAGTGCTGTCCGAGAAACCTACCGAGCATACTGCCAAACCGCCACCGGAACACAAACACCCTTCGAGGATATCGCTGCGACTGTTGAAGGCCTCTGAGAAATGGCCGCTGTTACATGCAATCCTGAAGGAGAGGGACTCGCGACGTATCTTCTATTTTATGAG CCTTAATTTTTCCTTCATGGTGGTCCAGTTGCTTTATGGAATTACAACCGGGTCACTGGGCCTTCTCAGCGACAGCATTCATATGCTATTCGATTGTTTTGCGTTGGCTGTCGGCTTGTCTGCTGCAGTCATGAGCAAGTGGCCCCCGAGTGCTCGGTTTCCCTTCGGCTATGGGAAGGTGGACACCCTTGCTGGCTTTGCCAATGGAGTTTCGTTGCT GATCATTAGCATTGAAATCATATTCGAGGCATTCGAGAGACTAATCTACGGAAGCGAGCTTAATCGCCTTGGAGAACTTTTTATCGTTTCGACGCTCGGCCTGATCGTGAACATGGTTGGCATTTTGGCCTTTGATCACGCACACCATCACGGACATGGCCACTCCCATTCGCACGGTGACCATCATCATGAGAATATGCACGGAATCTATCTCCACATTCTTGCAGATGCATTAGGGTCCGTTGCTGTCGTTGGCTCAACCGTCCTGGTACACTTTTTTGGCTGGGCTGGCTTCGATCCTATCGCATCCTGCATTATTGCCGTCCTTATCTTTGTCTCCGCCATTCCCCTCGTCAAGACCACGGCCAAGACTCTTCTTCTCGCTGTTCCCGCGGACGTTGAGTATAATCTCCGCGATACCCTTGCCGGCATCAGTACCTTGCGTGGTGTCGCGGGATACACTGTGCCTAAGTTCTGGCTTGATGACACACAACATGACAAGAAACACGGACATGGTCATCATCataatcatcatcatcggcACGGTAGTACCCCGAGCCACGCCCGTGACTGCAACGATCATACTCATTCTCACGGCGAAAAGGAAATGCAAAATATCTTGGGGGTTATCCATGTCATCGCTTCCCGAGGTACGGACATGGCAGACGTTCAGCGCAGGACTATCGATTACCTCCGCGAACGTAATATGGATATTCTGGTGCAAGTGGAACGGGAAGGCGAAGGTCGGTGCTGGTGCGGAGGGGGCAACAAATTCATCTCGTAG
- a CDS encoding uncharacterized protein (EggNog:ENOG410PG5V~COG:I), whose protein sequence is MHPSLRAAVRLGSMPKPTQRLAQVQRQFTSSAARRKEIQDAYILSAARTPTAKFNGSFVSVSAPQLGAVAIKSAIEKSKVPAEKITDVYMGCVLQGSIGQSPARQASMFAGLSPTVEALTINKVCASGMKAVVLAAQNVQLGLAEAQVAGGMENMSRVPYYFPRASQQAPFGNATMEDGLIKDGLWDVYNKFHMGVCAENTAKKYNITRQDQDEYAIRSYQRAQAAWKENKFADEIAPVTVKNKKGEVVISRDEGFEDLRADKMAALKPAFVRDGTGTVTAGNASTLNDGASALVITNEALAREYGSGSRVLARIVSSADAAIDPIDFPVAPAKAVPIALERAGLTKDQISIWEFNEAFAAVIKANEKILGLENATVNPLGGAISLGHALGSSGSRILTTLLHQLKPGEYGCAAICNGGGAATAIIVQRVEKV, encoded by the exons ATGCACCCCTCACTGAGAGCGGCCGTCCGCCTGGGATCCATGCCAAAGCCAACACAGAGACTGGCCCAAGTCCAGCGCCAGTTCACTTCATCTGCTGCGCGCCGGAAAGAAATCCAGGATGCCTACATCCTCAGCGCTGCACGGACGCCCACTGCGAAG TTCAACGGTTCATTCGTGAGCGTCTCCGCTCCACAGCTCGGTGCTGTGGCAATCAAGTCGGCCATCGAGAAGTCCAAGGTTCCTGCCGAGAAAATTACAGATGTCTACATGGGCTGCGTCCTTCAGGGCTCTATCGGACAGTCCCCTGCCAGGCAAGCATCCATGTTCGCCGGCCTGTCCCCAACCGTGGAGGCCCTCACCATCAACAAGGTCTGCGCGTCCGGCATGAAGGCGGTCGTTCTCGCCGCCCAGAACGTTCAGCTCGGTCTTGCCGAGGCCCAGGTCGCCGGCGGAATGGAAAACATGTCCCGCGTGCCGTACTACTTCCCGCGCGCCAGCCAACAGGCTCCGTTTGGAAATGCTACGATGGAAGATGGCCTGATCAAGGATGGCCTGTGGGACGTTTACAACAAGTTCCACATGGGAGTGTGTGCCGAGAACACTGCGAAGAAATACAACATCACTCGACAGGACCAAGACGAATACGCCATCCGTTCCTACCAACGCGCCCAGGCTGCCTGGAAAGAGAACAAATTCGCCGATGAAATTGCCCCCGTCACCgtcaaaaacaaaaagggcGAGGTCGTCATTTCCCGCGATGAGGGTTTCGAAGATCTTCGCGCCGACAAGATGGCCGCCCTCAAACCCGCTTTCGTCCGTGATGGTACCGGCACTGTGACCGCCGGCAACGCATCCACTCTGAATGACGGCGCATCCGCTCTCGTCATCACCAACGAAGCCCTTGCCCGCGAGTACGGTTCCGGAAGCCGGGTCCTCGCTCGCATTGTTTCATCCGCTGATGCTGCTATCGATCCCATCGACTTCCCGGTTGCACCTGCAAAGGCTGTCCCCATTGCCCTTGAGCGAGCCGGTCTCACCAAGGATCAAATCTCTATCTGGGAGTTCAACGAGGCATTTGCCGCCGTGATCAAGGCCAATGAGAAG ATTCTCGGTCTCGAAAACGCGACCGTCAACCCTCTCGGTGGTGCCATCTCCCTCGGCCATGCCCTCGGCAGCTCCGGCTCACGTATCCTGACGACTCTGCTCCACCAACTTAAACCTGGTGAATATGGCTGCGCTGCGATTTGCAATGGTGGCGGTGCTGCTACCGCCATTATTGTGCAGAGAGTGGAAAAGGTGTAA
- a CDS encoding uncharacterized protein (EggNog:ENOG410PFD0~COG:F~BUSCO:3063at33183), whose amino-acid sequence MSATEVAGLSTTFNCGREDPPDLRLLHYNDVYHVETGSADPVGGTPRFQTLVNYYRDHSRFAGLPDLLTFFSGDAFNPSLESTVTKGRHMVPFLNRAGTDVACVGNHDLDFGIAQFRHLRSQCKFPWLLANVLDPALGEGVPLANCERTRMLVSSNGIKIGVIGLGEREWLATINFLPPNLIYKSASETAKELVPALREQGAELVIAITHQREPNDNKLANNIPPGLIDIILGGHDHYYMHNIVNGVHVLRSGTDFKQLSYIEAWRKQDGPGWEFSITRRDVVRSIPEDPSTVHLVEKLTSSLKGKLQKPIGYTATPLDGRFCTVRARESNLGNFVCDLMRFYHGADCAIMAAGTIRGDQVYPPGVLRVKDILNCFPFEDPVVVLKITGLALRGALENGVSQLPALEGRFSQVSNIQFAFSTSRPRGSRILWAKIGDAALEDDKMYTVATRGYMARGKDGFSSLLVQSEGGDAEEVVSEEDGLLISTILRQYFLSLKVLGKWHRFSRSLHRHWENVHQQLHCEGWIRSPTTTASAKAKVKSPITGRSPSPTPSFHYVARRRLKAATAGARTSSSGQEDDSDASLMDTESDSEADILSRPRTYVTKLATSPDDADHREYLARQVLRRWRQKVGLEDAKVKTVEEAQNDTLPPWTRVIAPKLEGRIIEVTQPNGTEE is encoded by the exons ATGTCGGCCACAGAGGTCGCTGGTCTGTCAACGACCTTCAATTGCGGGCGTGAGGACCCGCCAGACCTCCGTCTTCTCCATTATAACGATGTCTACCACGTCGA GACTGGCTCCGCAGATCCCGTCGGGGGAACACCACGCTTTCAGACCCTCGTCAACTATTACAGAGACCATTCCAGGTTCGCAGGCCTGCCCGACCTTCTGACATTCTTCTCTGGCGATGCATTTAATCCTAGCCTCGAGAGCACCGTCACAAAGGGCCGTCATATGGTGCCTTTCCTGAACCGTGCAGGGACGGACGTTGCATGTGTTGGC AACCATGATCTTGACTTTGGTATCGCGCAGTTTCGGCACTTGAGAAGCCAATGCAAGTTCCCGTGGCTTCTAGCAAACGTGCTGGATCCGGCGCTGGGAGAAGGAGTGCCACTCGCGAATTGTGAGAGAACTCGCATGTTAGTGTCTTCAAATGGGATAAAGATTGGAGTTATCGGATTGGGCGAGCGGGAATG GCTCGCAACGATTAATTTCCTTCCGCCTAATCTGATCTACAAATCGGCGTCTGAAACGGCCAAGGAACTTGTCCCTGCTCTTCGCGAACAGGGCGCCGAACTTGTCATTGCTATCACTCACCAGCGAGAGCCGAATGATAATAAGCTTGCAAACAATATCCCCCCGGGGTTAATAGACATAATCCTCGGCGGTCATGACCATTACTATATGCATAATATCGTCAATGGCGTGCACGTCTTACGCTCGGGGACGGATTTCAAGCAACTCAGCTATATCGAGGCCTGGCGCAAACAGGATGGGCCTGGTTGGGAATTCTCAATTACCCGGCGGGACGTCGTTCGCTCAATTCCCGAAGACCCTTCAACGGTGCACTTGGTGGAGAAACTCACATCCTCTCTGAAGGGGAAGTTGCAAAAGCCAATCGGATATACCGCTACCCCGCTCGATGGCCGCTTTTGCACTGTACGAGCGCGTGAATCAAATCTTGGCAATTTTGTTTGTGATCTGATGCGGTTCTACCATGGAGCTGACTGTGCAATCATGGCTGCTGGAACAATTCGTGGTGACCAAGTCTATCCTCCTGGGGTACTCCGCGTTAAAGACATTCTGAACTGTTTTCCATTTGAGGACCCGGTGGTTGTGCTGAAAATAACCGGACTGGCTCTCCGAGGAGCGCTAGAAAACGGTGTCAGCCAGCTTCCGGCTTTGGAAGGCCGGTTTTCCCAAGTCTCGAACATTCAGTTTGCATTCTCGACATCAAGACCACGTGGTTCTCGTATACTTTGGGCGAAAATCGGCGATGCTGCGCTTGAGGATGACAAGATGTACACAGTGGCCACTAGGGGGTACATGGCAAGAGGGAAAGATGGGTTCTCATCTTTACTTGTTCAAAGCGAAGGCGGCGATGCAGAGGAAGTGGTCTCCGAAGAAGATGGATTATTGATTAGTACCATCCTCCGACAGTATTTCCTTAGTTTGAAGGTCCTCGGAAAGTGGCATCGCTTTAGCCGAAGTCTCCATCGACACTGGGAAAATGTACACCAGCAACTACATTGTGAAGGCTGGATTAGATCCCCTACAACCACGGCGTCGGCTAAAGCAAAAGTGAAATCGCCCATCACAGGGAGAAGCCCCTCGCCCACTCCCAGTTTCCACTATGTCGCTCGCAGACGGCTCAAGGCTGCCACTGCGGGGGCTCGTACCTCCTCATCCGGTCAAGAAGACGACAGCGATGCAAGCCTTATGGACACGGAATCTGACTCGGAGGCCGACATTCTCTCGCGCCCGCGCACCTACGTGACGAAGCTGGCTACGTCGCCAGATGATGCCGACCACCGGGAGTATCTGGCACGACAGGTCCTGCGTCGATGGCGTCAGAAAGTTGGATTGGAAGATGCAAAAGTGAAAACTGTGGAAGAGGCACAAAACGATACACTTCCGCCGTGGACTCGGGTGATTGCACCAAAGCTTGAAGGTAGAATAATTGAAGTGACTCAGCCCAACGGCACCGAGGAATAG